The genome window gttcttgcaggatctttttctggctgcagcgatgtaggagatttgatgttttaccgggatcctgatattcacggtatgctcgtgaaatggtcgtatggaaaaatcccaacttcatcgctacgtcgaagatgctgtgtcccatcgctcgtgcgccgactataacaccacgttcatactcacttacacttgatatcctgccattgtagcagcagaaaccgatataacaactgcgacagacgctTGTTGTcctcgtatataggcgttgccgtcctcagcaccgtattctacctctttacatatctctgtattttaatatgcatgcctataccagtttctttggcgcttcagtgtatgcccTAGCGTAGATTGCTTCCTGGGTAATCTGCTATATCACTTACGAAAGTTCGTATTTATGCTTGCAATGTGTATTTATAGTTGTAATGTCAGTTCCGATTGATGTACTCCACCGAAAGCTATTTTCATTCATTCACTACCAACCATTCTGTTGTGTCATTTGCTACTCTTTTGATCTTCTCATACTTGCCGCAACTTGTTCTGGTCGTGATGTCTTCATAGTACATTTTTCTAGGATGTCCTCTTGAATTCTGCCTGATAACGTGCCTTCATACACGTTTATGAAAAAGTTGTTGTGGCTAAACATACGTTCCGTAAATTTAAACTTCCTTGTCTCTATAAATTTACCTGTATCGCTCTTATTGGCCTTCTGACCTCCTTTATATCACATAGTTTTCCCAGTTTTGTAGATTTTGTTTTTATACAGAATTATGGGGCATTTTCCGCCATATTCACACCTCTGTTACCTCCTGCCAGGTCTTACATTGTTTCTCCAGTGTCCCGATTTCACACCCATATAAATGTTTACCCCGTAGAAATGAATCTGTGAAGGATTTCCGTATTTACACATTGATTTGCGTGCTTGTGAGAATGCTTTTTTGAGCCGTGAATGTATGTATGGTGGTGCTATTATTCTCTTTGTTTGCCTGAAATCTCTGTTATCTTTTGTAATCATACTGCCGATGTGTCAGCAGGTTTTACTTGATTAGTTTTAGTGCTgtgaattttaatctaaatattagTCTATTTACCATGATTCCTAATCGCCATTActataattttctgtttttgtgcatCAGGTAGCATGTACAGCATTATGTTCATTTCCATTTTGAATCTGCAACCATCACTATGTGTCAGCAAGTTCAATGTCGTGTATATTTCTACtttttgatttaatttttgttgtgtttcctttcctgttttgtACGGTCTTCAGTCTATATGTTATACAGCTATGAAGGCACAGGGATTTCCAGCTTTACtgcttttctgattttttcctcattttTAATCACATTCATACAGGTTTCAGTGGTCCGTTTATTATGTAAGCTGTAAATTATTCTTTTGAACCGTCCCAGTTTTCTCCATAGTGAGAAAACACTAGTCTAGTTGAAATAAGCGAAAGTCTCTTCCTCGTTATAGAAACAGAAACGGGACTACTTGGTCATTTTTGACCTTTCTTCCAGCGTCGGATGCGAGTCTGTAATTGCTTCTCTTGTTCTTGCAGCTATTCTAAACCCAGACTGTTCTGCAATAATGCACTGATGGGCTTTTCTTTTTATTGAACTTTTGTTCCGTATGTTAAGAGGTATCTTGAGAGACAAGAGAAAGGAGGTATCTTAAGAGACACGAGAAAGGACATGCAGTGCCCTTAATTGGTTTTGTCAACCGCCTTTGCTATATTTTTAAATTGCCTGTTTATCATATCGTCTGGTAAGACAATATTTTCATAGcattcattaattttgttgaacactttttcctGTAATTTCGTGAATTCTGTAGAGATGTCAAGAATACCGGTTGTCTTTTCATCTTTAAGTACGTCATACACATGccaaattttgatattttttcgcTACAGAGAGCTTCGATGTTCTGTTTATGTCGTGTAGTCATTTAATCGTTAGGCTTCAGTAACATTCTGTCTTGATCTCCGATAATTACAGATCGCCCTACGTTACAACTGCAATGCTCTAAATTTCCTTTAGGCTTCATCTTGTCACTCCATTTGGTGATATTTGGTCATCTCATTGGCAATCTCTTATCCCAGTTTGCTTTTTCTTGACTGCGTTTAACTGTAATTTTATTCTGATATTTTACACTTTTCAACATTTTCCATCCTGCTGCCTTTATTCCCTCTGCAGTTTTGCTTTATACCTTAATACTTTTGTTATTATTGATAGTGTCTTTTTATTCAGAAACAGCAAATTAATAAGAGTCAGCGGAGATGGACGTGATAATAGAAGAAGATGCTTTGCGGGAAGATGCAAGCAGCTTGGATGAAGAGGGGGAGTGTCTATGTACCCCAAATGAAAGCACCACGTCGACTGCTAGGAGCGAAGCCACGCTCGAGGAAATCCGGCGACTTTTTGAGGAACATCGCTACGTTGGAGAAGAGTCTGCCTTCTACCAGCCAACTGACCTCGATCGCGTCACAGTTAAATTCATGATGGAAACTGGGGCTTGCTTCGTCGAGGAATTCTGGCCTATAACTACTATCTCTAAAGTAAAGGAAGTTTTATCAGAGGCGTTTGAAATTCCAACTTGCGTGATTGTTCTGACACTGAATGGAGAGATGCTGTCGGATGAGTCCTCGCTGCAGTCACTGGGACTCAGTACTTCCCAAATTGCTATCATGGAAATTACTTCAGCGGATCCCTTTTATCCAGTACTACTGAGCAACGTTCCAGAGAAAATGAGAAACAAGCGCATCATTAGAGTCAGAGTCCAGGTGGAATACGGGGAATTCAAAGAGGTGAGAGTAATAATTGTCTGGAAGCTTGCAAAGAAACCGTTCCTCGGTGGTTTTCGGCATAAGGAAACCGCTGTCGAATACCACCACGCTTTCTCTCAGACACAACCTTTTCCGCAAAAGCCGTACAAGCAGAAGAACGACCGCGACACTCAGACAGCTTGGTGGCGAGACGAGCACCAGATGACAGTGTGTGACAGGGCGACGCAGAATTATCGCAGggattactacatcccttggaAGGGCGACGTCATCAAGACGGCGAAGGAGTACGTGACGGCGGAGGAGCAGGAAAGGCGCCGAGACCTGGAGCGCAAGGTGCGCGTCATCCAGCGGTACGTGCGCGCGTGGCTTGTCAGGAGGATGATCAGACGGGCCAGCGAGGAACAGCGCCGGCGCGTCGCCAGGGAGGTCGAGCAGGAGAGACTGCGGATCGAGGCCAGGGAGACAAGGATCAAGGCGGACATCGTTAAGAGCACCTTCCCGCGCAGGCGCGCCGACTTCGAGATGCTGTATTCCGCGGTGGAGCAGTGGCGGTCCGCGGAGGTCGACCGCATCCAACGGTCGCAAAAGGCCCAGGCCACCAAGTGCGCCGAGTACGCGCAGGTGCTCGAGAAGGAGGTGAAGAACCTGTTCGAGATCGAGAAACAGAGGCTGTCCGTCAAGCAGGAGAGGCTGCGCAGAAAGGAGCTGGAAGTGATCGACAGGTGCGCCGAGCCCATCACCTGGACCGGCTACAAGGGGATGAAGGTGTCGATGGACACGTTGCGCAACCAGAGGGCGAGGGAACTGAGGGAGCTGTACTCGGCGCTGTGCCGCGAGGAGGCGCCGCTGGAGAGCCGCGTCGACCTGCTGATGGCCGTCAAGGACGCGCTGGTGGTGCACCGCGAGCCGCCGCTGGTGGACGACATCATCGAGCTGGTAGACCGCGAGTGCGACTTGCTGGTGCGCGGCCTGAACACCGACCAGCTGGAGGCGCTGAGGGCGCGCCTGCGCAGCCTCTTCCTGCAGCTCATGAAGACGCCAGAGTTCAACCCGGAGGTGGCCAAGTACTCGCTCGAGTACAGCTACAAGGGGCTGGAGTTCTCGCTCTCCCTGTGCGTGCGCTGCCAGAACTTGCTGCCGCGGGAGAAGTTTCTGCCTGGGAATCGCGACGAGCAGCTGCAGTTCTGCAGGTTGGTGGCACATTTTATCGTCAATTCtgttcatttacactactggccattaaaattgctacacaaagaagaaatgcagatgataaacgggtattcattggacaaatatattatactagaactgacatctgattacattttcacgcaatttgggtgcatagatcctgagaaatcagtacccagaacaaccacctctggccgtaataacggccttgaaaagcctgggcgttgagtcaaacagaacttggatggcgtgtacacaggtacagctgcccacgcagcttcaacaagatgccacagttcatcaagagtagtgactggcgtattgtgacgagccagttgctcggccaccattggccagacgttttcaattggtgagagatctggagaatgtgctggccagggcagcagtcgaacattttctgcatccagaaaggcccgtacagaacctgcaacatgcggtcgtgcattatcctgctgaaaagcagggtttcgcagcgatcgaatgaagggtagagccactggtcgtaacacatctgaaatgtaacgtccactcttcaaagtgccgtcatgcgaacaagaagtgaccgagacgtttaaccaatggcactccataccatcacgccggatgatacgccagtatggcgatgacgaatacacgcttccaacgagtgttcgccgcgatgtcgccaaacacggatgcgaccatcatgatgctggaaacagaacctggattcatccgaaaaatgacgttttgccattcgtgcacccaggttcgtcgctgagtacaccatcgcaggcgctcctgtctgtgatgcagcgtccacggtaaccgcagccatggtctccgagctgatagtccatgctgctgtaaacgtcgtcgaactgttcgtgcagatggttgttgtcttgcaaacgtccccatctgttgactcagggatcgagacgtggctgcaccatccgttacagccacgcggataagatgcctgtcatctcgactaatagtaatacgaggccgttgggaaccagcacggcgttccgtattaccctcctgaacccaccgattccatattttgctaacagtcattggatctcgaccaacgcgagtagcaatgtcgcgatacgataaaccgcattcgcgataggctacaatccgatctttatcaaaattcggaaacgtgatggtacacatttctcctccttacacgaggcatcgcaacaacatttcaccaggcaacgcctgtcaactgctgtttgtgtatgataaatcggttgtaaactttcctcacgtcagcacgttgtaggtgtcgccaccgtcgccaaccttgtgtgaatgctctgaaaagctaatcattagcatatcacagcatcttcttgctgtcggttaaatttcgcttctgtagcacgtcatcttcgtgttgtagcaattttaatggccagtagtgtatgtagaagcAAATGAATCCGaacgaagttttcactctgcaacggagtgtgcactgatatgaacttcctggcagattaaaactatttgttggaccaagattcgaacttaggacctttgcctttcgctggcaagtgctctacaaactgagataCTCCAGCTCAACctaggtgggagacgaggtactgtcggaagtgAAGCAGTACCTcttctcccactttccaaacttcatagaagctctcctacgaacgttGCAAGACAGGAAACACCTatcaggctgtggataagccatgtctctacaatatcctttcttccaggagcgttagttttgcaaggttcgagattcgaactccggacctttggcTTTcgatggcaagtgctctaccacatgaGCTGCTCCAGCGCGACCCGCGACGAGTCCTCAATGCTTTACTTCCGCAAATACTTCGTCTCCCACATTCCAaatttcatagaagctctcctgagaCCCTTTCAATACTGAAAACATCCagtaagctgtggctaagccatgtctccacaatatcctttcttccaggtgcaCTAAtcttgcaatgttcgcaggagagcttctgtgaagtttggaatgtaggagtcAAAGTACTGTTAAAAGTAAAGCTGGGAGGATGGTTCGTGAGTAGTGTTTGGGTAACTCCGTCGGTAGAGcaatttcccgcgaaaggcaaagctatAGAGTTCGAGTCACGGTTTGACACACAGTCTTAGTCTGTCATGAAGtttctcttagactgtttgcagatgatgatgtcatccGAATATGAAAACTAATTGCAGAATGTTTTAGACACGAtgcctgtatggtgtgaaaagcggcaattgacctCAAACAATAAACGGTGTGAGATCCCCCACATGAATACCAGAAAGAAAGTtctttaaatttcagttacacgataaattacacaaatttataGGATGTCAATTCATCCTAGAAATTGCAATTACtaaaacttctgtgaagtgtgggaagtaggaggcaaggtactggcagaagtaaagctgtgatggtgGCTCGTGAGTAATGCTTGGgaaactcagtcggtagagcaatttccatcacaaagagaacattttgagGAAGCCGATCCAAAGACTGCATTTAATCTGAAGAACACTTAGAAGCCGAAAAAAAATCTACTAAACAAACTGCTTGCGGTAAGCCTGTCCGTCCCACTCATAagtagtgctgcgcggtgtgggacccttgccAGATAGGAATAACGGCgcacatcgaaaaagtccaaagaagggcaactcgttttgtattggcgcgaaataggggaaagagtgtcacggtTATAATACGAGAATTGGTGTAAAACTCATTAAAACAAAGACCTACTTCACTGCGACGGTATCATTATacgaaatacaccactggccattaaaactgctacaccacgaagatgacgtgctacagacgcgaaatttaaccgacaggaagaagatgctgtgatatgcaaatgattagcttttcagagcattcacagaaagttgtcaacggtggcgacacctacaacgtgctgacgtgaggaaagtttacaaccgatttatcatacacaaacagcagttgacaggcgttgcctggtgaaacgttgttgtgatgcctcgtgtaaggaggagaaatgtgtaccatcatgtttccgactttgataacggtaggattgtagcctatcgcgattgccgtttaccgtatcgcgacattgctgctcgcgttggtcgagatccattgactgttagcagaaatggaatcggtgggttcaggagggtaatacggaacgccgagctggataccaacggcctcgtatcactagcagccgagatgacaggcatcttatccacatggctgtaacggatcgtgcatccacgtcttgatccctgagtcgacagatggggacgtttgcaagacaacaaccatctgcacgaacagttcgacgacatttgcagcagcatggactatcagctcggagaccatggctgcggttacccttgacgctgcatcacagacaggagcgccggcgatggtgtactcaacgacaaacctgggtgcacgaatggcaaaacgtcatttttctcggatgaatccaggttctgtttacagcatcatgatggtcgcatccgtgtttggcgacatcgcggtgaacgcacattggaagcgtgtattcgtcatcgccatactggcgcatcacccgacgtggtggtatggggtgccattggttacacgtctcggtcacctcttgttcgctctgacagcactttgaacagtagacatttcagatatgttacgacccgtggctctacccttcatccgatccctgcgaaaccctacatttcagcaggataatgcacgaccgcatgttgcaggtcctgtacggcccttattagatacagaaaatgttcgactgctgccctggcctgtacattctccagatctctcaccaattgaaaacgtctggtcaatggtggccgagcaactggctcgtcacaatacgccagtcactactcttgatgaactgtggcatcgtgttgaagctgcattggcagccatacctgtacacgccatccaagctctgtttgctcaattctcaggcgtatcaaggccattattacggtcagaggtggttgttttgggtactgatttctcaggatctatgcacccaaattgcgtgaaaatgtaatgagatgtcagttctagtataatatatttgtccaatgaatacccgtttatgatctgcatttcttattggtgtagcaattttaatggccagtagtgtatcaatcgCCAACTGCCTCCATCTTTTTTTGACTCCCTCCTACATCGGAGGAACtatcctaatacactcctggaaatggaaaaaagaacacattgacaccggtgtgtcagacccaccatacttgctccgggcactgcgagagggctgtacaagcaatgatcacactcacggcacagcggacacaccaggaaccgcggtgttggccgtcgaatggcgctagctgcgcagcatttgtgcaccgccgccgtcagtgtcagccagtttgccgtggcatacggagctccatcgcagtctttaacactggtagcatgccgcgacagcgtggacgtgaaccgtatgtgcagttgacggactttgagcgagggcgtatagtgggcatgcgggaggccgggtggacgtaccgccgaattactcaacacgtggggcgtgaggtctccacagtacatcgatgttgtcgccagtggttggcggtaggtgcacgtgcccgtcgacctgggaccggaccgcagcgacgcacggatgcacgccaagaccgtaggatcctacgcagtgccgtaggggaccgcaccgccacttcccagcaaattagggacactgttgctcctggggtatcggcgaggaccattcgcaaccgtctccatgaagctgggctacggtcccgcacacccttaggccgtcttccgctcacgccccaacatcgtgcagcccgcctccagtggtgtcgcgacaggcgtgaatggagggacgaatggagacgtgtcgtcttcagcgatgagagtcgcttctgccttggtgccaatgatggtcgtatgcgtgtttggcgccgtgcaggtgagcgccacaatcaggactgcatacgaccgaggcacacagggccaacacccggcatcatggtgtggggagcgatctcctacactggccgtacaccactggtgatcgtcaaggggacactgaatagtgcacggtacatccaaaccgtcatcgaacccatcgttctaccattcctagaccggcaagggaacttgctgttccaacaggacaatgcacgtccgcatgtatcccgtgccacccaacgtgctctagaaggtgtaagtcaactaccctggccagcaagatctccggatctgtcccccattgagcatgtttgggactggatgaagcgtcgtctcacgcggtctgcacgtccagcacgaacgctggtccaactgaggcgccaggtggaaatggcatggcaagccgttccacaggactacatccagcatctctacgatcgtctccatgggagaatagcagcctgcattgctgcgaaaggtggatatacactgtactagtgccgacattgtgcatgctctgttgcctgtgtctatgtgcctgtggttctgtcagtgtgatcatgtgatgtatctgaccccaggaatgtgtcaataaagtttccccttcctgggacaatgaattcacggtgttcttatttcaatttccagaagtgtataataacatctcgcacggaaatatttaggtgtc of Schistocerca serialis cubense isolate TAMUIC-IGC-003099 chromosome 2, iqSchSeri2.2, whole genome shotgun sequence contains these proteins:
- the LOC126455835 gene encoding IQ and ubiquitin-like domain-containing protein; the encoded protein is MDVIIEEDALREDASSLDEEGECLCTPNESTTSTARSEATLEEIRRLFEEHRYVGEESAFYQPTDLDRVTVKFMMETGACFVEEFWPITTISKVKEVLSEAFEIPTCVIVLTLNGEMLSDESSLQSLGLSTSQIAIMEITSADPFYPVLLSNVPEKMRNKRIIRVRVQVEYGEFKEVRVIIVWKLAKKPFLGGFRHKETAVEYHHAFSQTQPFPQKPYKQKNDRDTQTAWWRDEHQMTVCDRATQNYRRDYYIPWKGDVIKTAKEYVTAEEQERRRDLERKVRVIQRYVRAWLVRRMIRRASEEQRRRVAREVEQERLRIEARETRIKADIVKSTFPRRRADFEMLYSAVEQWRSAEVDRIQRSQKAQATKCAEYAQVLEKEVKNLFEIEKQRLSVKQERLRRKELEVIDRCAEPITWTGYKGMKVSMDTLRNQRARELRELYSALCREEAPLESRVDLLMAVKDALVVHREPPLVDDIIELVDRECDLLVRGLNTDQLEALRARLRSLFLQLMKTPEFNPEVAKYSLEYSYKGLEFSLSLCVRCQNLLPREKFLPGNRDEQLQFCRSCRWLEKASLSRTDLTPYSFMLRALRRDEKRRRCFSSVAFIMQEDDFHYLVTNIWHARSILSENKIVRDLRMSRWDVGKDWAPWNCVLLTDAEARAHVRVTSHKVYEPGFVEDVRVRHLLARQRFRNLAEAERRFRHSGAWEKVQDDVVYCPPTLEADAFQP